A section of the Saccopteryx leptura isolate mSacLep1 chromosome 6, mSacLep1_pri_phased_curated, whole genome shotgun sequence genome encodes:
- the DIO3 gene encoding thyroxine 5-deiodinase: protein MPGSATAPLVGDEGEGSQGGRGASVTMLRSLLLHALRLCAQTASCLVLFPRFLCTAFMLWLLDFLCIRKHFLDRRRRGQPQHEVELNSDGEEVPPDDPPICVSDDNRLCTLASLKAVWHGQKLDFFKQAHQGGPAPNSQVVLPDNFQYQHILDYARGNRPLVLNFGSCTUPPFMARMSAFQRLVTKYQRDVDFLIIYIEEAHPSDGWVTTDTPYVIPQHRNLEDRVSAARVLQQGVPGCDLVLDTMANSSSSAYGAYFERLYVIQSGIIMYQGGRGPDGYQVSELRTWLEHYNEQLHSALPHPV, encoded by the coding sequence ATGCCTGGCTCGGCCACCGCGCCGTTGGTGGGGGACGAGGGTGAAGGGTCCCAGGGGGGTCGGGGGGCGTCGGTCACCATGCTCCGCTCCCTGCTGCTTCACGCCCTGAGGCTCTGCGCCCAGACGGCCTCGTGCCTCGTGCTCTTCCCGCGCTTCCTCTGCACGGCCTTCATGCTCTGGCTCCTCGACTTTCTGTGCATCCGCAAGCATTTTCTGGACCGCAGGCGCCGGGGTCAGCCCCAACACGAAGTAGAGCTCAACAGTGATGGCGAGGAGGTGCCCCCCGACGACCCGCCCATCTGCGTGTCCGATGACAACCGCCTGTGCACCCTAGCGTCGCTGAAGGCAGTGTGGCATGGCCAGAAGTTGGATTTCTTCAAGCAGGCCCACCAGGGTGGTCCAGCGCCCAACTCCCAGGTGGTCCTGCCTGACAACTTCCAGTACCAGCATATTCTCGATTACGCGCGAGGAAACCGCCCGCTCGTGCTCAATTTCGGCAGCTGCACCTGACCACCGTTCATGGCGCGTATGAGCGCTTTCCAGCGCCTGGTCACCAAGTACCAGCGTGACGTGGACTTTCTCATCATCTACATCGAAGAGGCACACCCCTCCGACGGCTGGGTCACCACAGACACCCCCTACGTCATCCCACAGCACCGAAACCTGGAGGACCGGGTCAGTGCAGCTCGAGTACTGCAACAAGGTGTACCTGGCTGCGACCTGGTCCTGGACACCATGGCCAACTCCAGCAGCTCGGCCTACGGCGCCTACTTCGAGCGCCTCTACGTCATCCAGAGCGGCATCATAATGTACCAGGGCGGCCGTGGCCCAGACGGCTACCAGGTTTCCGAGCTGCGCACCTGGCTGGAGCACTACAATGAGCAGCTGCACAGCGCTCTGCCCCATCCAGTGTAG